aacaataataaataaaaagtgataGGCTGAACTGTAAATTGTGAGAGAGGATTACTTATTTTACTTAAAGACATAATCAGTCTCAAACAGAGATTAGGCATGTCATGTGACAAATATTACTGGGACAGAAAGTtgcagatgaacatttaatatcCAGGAATTCCCATCAGCTGTAAGAGGACCCGGATGCAGGTTTTGATAAGCCTGTGATATTTTGTTAATTCACATTTGTGGATGCTTGCACCTGCAAACCATTAGCTGAGCAGCTACAACAGATGATAAATATTGGTTAGGGAAAATCAGTAAAGCAGACCAAGGAGAGAAAAGGGTAGGAGAATGTCAGAGGCAAGATGGGAGTTCaagagataaaagaaaaaaagaatttacAAATCAAActagacttttttttgttaGAAAAACAAGTCTGCCTGTATTACCGGCTACAGAACAGAGTTGGCAGTTTATTAAATATACTTAATTCCATCAATTGCAATCCAAACAAACagcatatttatattttctttttgttgatgCTGAGAGAGACGTTGATTCAACTCGGTGTCATGTGTCAGGACGTAGTTAGAGCAGGAGATGTATTGAACTGCATTAGTGTCTCATTTATGTTGGTGGACAAAATATCAGACATCTTTCAGAATGTTATACAGTTCAATACAGCACTCCAAGACCTTATCCCTCAACTGATCTATGACAATGAATTTCCTAACGGTATGACTATTTGGAATTGGCTTGataaatttaactggtattttactcaattacttttcaaataTTGCACAGTCCTGCTCACTGGGGGGTAAGGAATTGTTAGTACAATAGTGTGAAAAGAGGGACAGAgcacacaaaagacaaacaatggGAAAGAAATGAATGCATCcaataaaatcagttttttcaGGTGGAGGCCAGCCAGCAGTGAAGGAAGAGGGAGACATTTGTTTAATCACAGAATAATGATATTGTGATGGATTCTGACCTTTAGCAAGTGGTATCATGTATGGAGATTTAATTAGCGAGTCAGCCAGCAAGCAGGATAGCGGATATGTGGATGGAGTGGGGTGAAGTGGGGAGGGGGTGGCGGGTGGGCAGTCTGGATGTACTTAATGAATGCACTAGCCTTTCCCTTCCTGAGGATGTGGCCTAGACTGACTCATCAGCAGCAGCCAGCCAGCCACTGATTAAGCTCCGCAATCAGACGGAGGACGGGTGGAGATGGTCAGCACAGAATACGACACCGTTCAAAGGTTGgtcaaacacagaacaaaacagaaaaaagaaatgagtCAATAACATGACAAATGAGCACGGGTGGATGACAGAAAAAATCTCGTACTGGAAGAGTTCCTTTCAAGTGAGGGATTAAACAGGGAAGGGATGAGCACGTGTGAGATCAAGAGAAAGACTCAAAGAAACAGCGGCGGCCGAGTAGAATAATCTAATTAATTGAAGTGAATTCAGAATGTGAAGTCGATAGCACATGACAAATGTGGAAGAATAGCCCATGGCATGTTAGTTAATGACATGTAATTAATGATCATTAGCagaagggatgaggggatggCCATGGCCTGTCAGGGACTTACAGGCGACCTTGTAATTTTCTCGTCCATGTTTAGAGGGGGGTGAGAGACAGTGCTTTACTGTGTGCTTATGGAACGCATTGTAAGAGGAAATAAtggggggagaaagagagtcAAGGAGCGGTAGAATAACAGAATGAGAAGACGGGATGGTGGCAACTATTTTTATAAGAACATGAAGAGAAGGACAGGCAAAAGGAGAAAAGAGCAACACAGGCAGTGAGCAATGAATCAAGGATGAGAGCGAAGAGAGCAGAGTGAATTTATTGCGATCCCgctgttttgttgttctgttttttttctgctgacACAGTGAACATGGAGGGAGCAGGCAGCGTTTTTTTATAGGTCACATGCCACTTCACAATGATCTATGGATGCAGGCCCTTTGCAGACTTATACTGTTGAGCACGCATTATGTGGCTCAGCCAAGCGTGACCATTTGGGGGAGAGAGGAAGCATCCCCCTCTCACTCCTTCTTTAACCATCTATCCTCTCTACTGCTCTCTCGCCCATCATGCCACTCTCTGTACATACTTTTTCTTCGCAACTTCTCCCTTTTTCCATCTCTCCCACTCTGACTGAAAGCCTTTTAAGGATGGCATAAAGCAACAAAGGTTGACAGGAGTGAGTGTTTATATGGTTCTGCTCAGGTCTGTGTCCTGTAAATGTATCTGTGTCCGTGAACATAATTATAACTACTTTGATGATATGATCTTTTCCCATTCCAAAACATTGGTTtctcaaaatgtaaatttttcaGTCTCAGATCCATTCCCCAACTGCTAGAAAAGTAAGCATTGTAGAGTATGAACAACTTAATTTTTTACATAATATAAGGTTTCTTCTCATAAAAACAATAtccaataataaataaaagattggataaaaatatatcaagttaaaaatgttctgttaAATTATGCTTTGCACTGGACATAGTATTAGATAGAATAGAGCAAGATTGTGTAACAGAAGTGCAAGAGTTGTAAGAGAGTAGGTAACACCCTCTTTTGATATTCATGTAGTTGTGTGTCTTATGTGCTTGAGTGCAGGAACCCTAGAACCAACCTTGTTTAGTAAGAGtatgaacatgtgtgtgtacgtgtacggtgtgtgtctgtgttggctCTCTACACCCAAGGGAAACACAGAGTGGAGAAGAAGTGAACATTGAGTAAAAACTACATTTCTGATTATATGGGAGACACGGCGCTCACAGTCATGCATCATTTAAAGCAGCAGAAGAATTGATCAAAGACTAACAACCaacaattcatttaaaaacatcactgtGGGATACTGGAAAGACCATCCATCACAGACACTCATGAGAAGAGAGTTTGCCCACAACTCTATATCTTCACATTGTGAAAACACTTATGACCTATATTTACATCTTCTCATTTACTAATGCTCAAGCAATAGGCCTCtgatttatttgtctgtttgtgcccaTATATTAAAACTTATTTATGGCTGCAGCATCAACCCAACTCTAAAGCAGCCTAGAATTATCTGGTCTACATTTTAATACATCACCTAATAAGTCTTTCatataacaatttatttattgctATCATTCTACTTTATCAAAAGCCCCTCTCTGCCTTTAAAAGCCACCACCTCCATCTCTGCAGTAGCCATACTTAGAAGTGTGGtggcacgtgtgtgtgtgtgtgtgtgtatgtgtgtatgtgtgtcagaaCTCATTTATCTCCTGCAGAGTCCACCGTCACTTGTTCAGCAGGGTCTAATTTATGCGGTGGCAGTGGCGATACTGTGGCGCATGCTGAAATGGCATCATTCCTCAGCGCTAACCCCTGCATGCTCCCTCACACTTCCTATCCCTGCTGACAGCTCCACCCCAGGCATGATTTATCAGGCCCTCAAGCAGCAGACAAAGGCGCCCCGGAACGTGTGCCGTGCCAGAGACGGATTAATAGATAAACACTGTGATTCCAGGACCAAACACAAGTGAGGGTCAACTCTTACTGTCTCGAGATAGTGCATGGCTAAGGTCAGAACAATATGGACTGAGCAGCAGTGAGAGAATCAAATTTATGTTTCTGAAATATGGCCACGACCAAGCGATCAAATTCTTGTTACAAGTATTTGAAGCTGTATAAATTGAggctgtatatttttattttatttctggctCTTGTAGATAAGGgtgaaaattattaataatcaaGAAATATAATCATTGTTATGATGAATAGTGTTAATTGTCGTAACTGATCTATCCACCAAAAACAGCCTTTAGGGTTTTATGTCTTTATAACCCATTATCTACACCTCTCTGTACTCAAAATTGACAACAGAGCACATGGTTCATCTAGCAATGGTTGCTATGTAGAGGAACATGGTAGCTAACAAATTCAACCTGATTCAGGAAATTTTGTATTTCTTGAGGTTGGGGGCTTTTATTATTGACATAATATAGGATAAAGAAAATGCTGCTTGTGAAGGTGGTCTAAACATGTAACACCCAATTTCACCTTGTTTTTATGTGCACAAAGTGAGAAATCAAATGAACTGAATCACTGAATTTGTAATGCTGTTATAGAGAATGGAATTATGGTAATTTGGCTGAGCATTCAGCTGCATTGTTTAAAAGGTGAGTGGATTAAAAGAGGCAGCGGATGGTTAATATCTCATCGTAATGGAATGGAGCATGAACCTACCCAAGAACATAGTGTTCACGAAAGGCTCCTGCAGTGCACCTAAGCTCATTATAGTAACGTGTGGGCTTGTAAACTGATTTTCATCCTGAGATACTCACCTGTAGTGTCCCTCAGTtagaaattattaaaacaataagACATCATTGGTGATTAGTTTTTCTTAATACCCTTTTCCTACATGAGAGGGTGTGATACATTCTACCTTAAACAGAACTGCTCAAGGCCTGCTGTTCTGGTGAATTAGGAGCACAGTACTGCATGTTACAGTAGGGAATGTGTGTAGTTGTGTGTAAAATTAGAACTTTTTCCCCAGTACTGTCTCAAAACTCATTAAAGTCAGTGTAAATTTGACTGAAAGTCACATtatgcgcgtgtgtgtgtgtgtgtgtgtgtgtgagtgagtgagtgagtgagtgagtgagtgagtgagtgagtgagtgagtgagggagtgagtgagggagggagggagggagggagggagggagggagggagggagagagagtcagagtgtgtgagtgtagtACTCACCGCACTGCTGCAGGGAATATCTTTGACTTTCAGCCAAGCCAGGTCCAGTGTGCCCTCACCCTTGTAGCATGACTGCAGCCTCTCCTTGATTTTCTCGTTAATCTTCCgcagagaaaaaacacacagcGCAGAGTCCTGCGAGGCCTGGCGTGGACGCCTCTTTTGCCCTTTTGAGAAGACTGCAAACAGAACATCATCATCTGGTGCCACATCTAGTGAGCGTGCCAGGATAGCACCTGCTTTGGACAAGTAGGCTGCCTCGAGTAATCGGTACTCCACATTGCCACTAATGCATCCAATAGGCACCTCCACATAGGAGTTGAAAGCTGTGTCTGCCTTGCAAAGGCGGACTATCTTTGAGGTGTAGACCTGTTCCCGGCCAGCAGAGGAGGATCCAGTGGTTGGCCCACCCCCCATTTCGGGTTGCAAAGTCAGGAAATAGACAAAGTTCCCACTGGCAAAGCcataaatgtaatatatgtCAAAGTCTGGGATGACAGTGAAGGTGTCTGAAGGGATCTTAATCATAGAGGCCACAAACTCATCATGGAAGACATAGGCAAACATGCCATCCTCCTCTGAGTTTCTGGCCAACTTGCGGCTAGAGATGGTAGGGAAGTACTCTGGCTTGCCATCCACTGCTGTGGCTACAAACAGCATGTCCGGAGAGGCATTGCCATATGACACAATGACGCCAAACACAGAGCCACTCTCATTGACACCAGAGAGGTAGTGCTCCTTCTTATGGAAGGGCTCTCCTAGTTTGAAGAGGTCATCTAGGCGGAGGAGTTTGCAGATGCCCTGGTAGAGGCTGCCACAGGCCAGGAGCCTGTTCTCCCGATAGTCCATTAGAAGCATCTTGTTTACATTGTTGGTGAGTGTCAGTGGCTCACTGCATGGCTGAACGATACGTGGTGGGTAGCACTTGCGGTTGTCTTCGTCCGGGCCAGTCTCATGGGACACCTGGACCTCCAAGCCCGGGGACAGTTTGTATATGCGATTGACGGCTCCCAAATAAACATTGCCATTGCGGTAGTCCACCGCCAGATGGTTGAATGTCCACTCTGGGTTCTCAGCATGAAATGATGCATACTCCTCCTCCTGTAGGGACGCCGTGATCACCTGGGAGCCAGCACTGTGGGCCTGTGGGGCTTGCACCACTGTTTGTGATGACACAGGAAGCGCCAGActagacaggaagcagcataaAAAAAAGCAGGTCCGTGTCCTTGTGAGGGACGTCATGGCTGTGCCGATGCTGGGAGTGTtgaggagagggaaggaggcACAGTCCAGTACTGTCGGCCAATTACGATCAAGCCTCTATTGAAATGGAGGACATCATGTATCTaaagagggaagagagaaaacCCAGTGAAAACAAGCAACATGAAGACAGACATTACCAAGAAATTACTAAACATTCAAGGCAACTGTCACATGGTATtgatagatacacacacacacacaaacacacacatacatacgaATATACAGGCATATCTGTTGGGCGCATGAAATATCATACAGTGACCTACTGTATGTTCTAATTTTATCTGGCACAGATTAAAGCTTAGCATCTTTACAAAGAatattgaggggaaaaaaaggtgaAGAGGCCACACACTTGAAACTCTACAATCTACAAAACTCTGAAAAGAAATGGGCTAAGCAAAAAAGGGAATGAGGCTGAGGCACAGTAGAGGTTTAAAGGCGGTGTTCAGAAATAGCTTCAGCCTATAGGATCAGTCCGTGGATTGAGCAAGGcaacagaagaggaggagtaaTGCATTGTCTCAGAGGAGGTGATCAGCAAGGCTCTGCACCATCTCTCTGCATGGACCCCTGCCCCTCTCTACCCCTCCTTGCCTTTCTGCTACAGCCGCTATGCACCTAATTGATTCTCCCCTTGGAGTAGCAATTTGCATGCTTTGGcgatttctctcttttctcccaaTAGGGCGGCTCACCTGCTGACACTGctaacagagagaaaaggaccttctttctctctttaacatacctacacacacgcacacacacacacaaacacacaaagcaggAGGTTTATGGGCAGAAGAGGAACAATTAGAGAGGAAATGCAAGTAGTTGCAGAAATAAGCTTCCCTATAGTCCTTAGGTCATTTGCAAAGTCTCAGCATTACACATACAGCCatagcagacacacacacacacagacaatttAGTGAACATTTATATGTCTGTACTGTCGAAGCGCCAAGCACACAATATAAAGCCACACACCAGCACAGATTATCAAGGGCAAATGACAACGTTTCCTGTAAACACGGTGGTCCCCTGTGTGGGTCGCCTGCTCATAGGTCTCTCCAGTGGCAAGCTAGGTATTATAAGGAGGGGTTTTCACCTGCATAGTATCCAGGTATTAGCTTCCCAGAGACACACACCTGAATCAAAGTCCTAATCCACCTCAAATCTTGCACAGGGGCTCAAGGGTCCTACTCTGGTGTGGTCAATATATATCAGACTGAAACCAAAACACCATCATTGTCATGTAATAAGTCAATAAAATAAGTAGATATTTTTCTTACATATACCAACAAAACAGGAGTCTAGTAtcaatttaatattaataaaaatagggATTGCAGCTCTGATCAAGGTATTAAATTGATCCAATTCATGTGTATTCTGCATAGTGCTTCCTAGAATGAAAAAATAGTACATCTTTTCTTTTCCAACTCAATTTATAATAATCTGCATGCTGTCGTGAGAGGTACAGGGTGAAAAACGTTTAAGTGTCACTCAAAGCGATGAGGCGGCTTGTCTGTCACACTTAACACAAATCTCCCTCAGCTACGTAGACAGTTTTTTTGAACAATGTCGTGGTTGTGTTTTacttcacagcaaaacacaatactatgtaaaatataaaagtaatacaaaaaaaaagtctatgGCGTAGCTTAAACCATTTTTTATCAttactgaaaaataaactttttattgttgtcAATCATTTTGACTTCATTAATTTTGGCTTAACATTTTTTCTGTTGTAATTTTCccataaaactgtttttttgactctaaaaataagtatatttctttGGAAGCTTTTTACCAACACCACTGAACGCTTGCACCCATGGTAGTGCTACTTGACATTATCCGGCCACAGATCTCATCACAGGTTCGCATCCAAGCAATCGCAAGTTGTGGTAGTGTCAAATGCAACCTCACCAATCTCCTCTCCATCTCctggcacagagagagagagagagagagagcgagcctCTCAACACATGATAAGGACCGGAGAGGATGATGAGAGGGATAAAAACTGATACACAGATGGAAAAGGTGACGTGTGttcagatgtgtgtttgtgctcgGATGAGTGTGAGTCTAAGAGAGATCATTACCATAGCTATGACAATGGCTGGAGGGTGAAGGGAGAGACAGTGATAATACAGGAAATACagctgttataaataaatagttataGTGAATAACTAAAGACCCCAAACTTGTCACAAAAgtcaaatgttaaaatcaacacatttgggagtctgaaaaaaacaaagtcataTTTCCTGCAGGGCAATTTCACTGAAAGGTGTTTCTGGTATTGTTTCCCCTAACTAAAgagggaacagagagagaagctagtggaagctgctgctgctgctgctgctgctggttgaaGAGTAATGACAGGGAAGTAAGCCCATAATGTTCCTCTAAAAATAAAAGGGGAACTGCATATTAATCTCACACAGGCAACAGCACTGAAGCTCCCACCTCTCATTTACCTTGCGGGAGGGCCGGCCATAACAAAGTGCTCCACTGAAATTCTTAGACAACTTTATCCAgttattattaaaagaaaaagagacaaagaggaaaGAGGGAAGACGAAAAGGTTACCAAGAGGGAAAAGAAGGGCGTGAGACATAGTGAGAGACAGGGGGAGAAGCTGTTATACCACCTTCACATCCACCTATCCTCATGACTATAAACACTACCGCACTCAAACACAGCTGATAtccaaaacataacaaaaaagtaGAAAGAAAGGCTTCTAGTAGTCTCCCTTGA
This genomic window from Micropterus dolomieu isolate WLL.071019.BEF.003 ecotype Adirondacks linkage group LG05, ASM2129224v1, whole genome shotgun sequence contains:
- the LOC123971225 gene encoding plexin-A4-like: MTSLTRTRTCFFLCCFLSSLALPVSSQTVVQAPQAHSAGSQVITASLQEEEYASFHAENPEWTFNHLAVDYRNGNVYLGAVNRIYKLSPGLEVQVSHETGPDEDNRKCYPPRIVQPCSEPLTLTNNVNKMLLMDYRENRLLACGSLYQGICKLLRLDDLFKLGEPFHKKEHYLSGVNESGSVFGVIVSYGNASPDMLFVATAVDGKPEYFPTISSRKLARNSEEDGMFAYVFHDEFVASMIKIPSDTFTVIPDFDIYYIYGFASGNFVYFLTLQPEMGGGPTTGSSSAGREQVYTSKIVRLCKADTAFNSYVEVPIGCISGNVEYRLLEAAYLSKAGAILARSLDVAPDDDVLFAVFSKGQKRRPRQASQDSALCVFSLRKINEKIKERLQSCYKGEGTLDLAWLKVKDIPCSSALLTIDDDFCGLDMNAPLGVSEMVRGKPLFSDAVDKMTSVIGYVYKNHSLVFVGTKSGRVKKLGVSAMVFVDIFDHNCVSLEKHVTFCVTAKPLAKQDLYPQS